One genomic segment of Sanyastnella coralliicola includes these proteins:
- a CDS encoding Tox-REase-5 domain-containing protein: MKTTIQSVLSIVLTLITLSVSAQDLNVHNSEAIDVVNANTLITSQDQYYEEILSQTYSNFSIQHQEAYVLLSYEQSLKTFYSQDWMTEITYDVTLVYEDGSFVLIEDEELEVTFNLDTPYQEQELKLYPGAIFAEVKNVCVNCSGQNNVDYQTPPDCRLEVGINSHKRFALQETVPPVITQFQLENNQNEFELAWSKPIGATKYEIEWLFYELGENEDYSQWSQLTPNWRNAVRVQLDQNHYTIPNTYPRGILAVRARAVGEDISTGNRTVTPWSTDDDATYEFALAIQTQTAFSDLNWSVSQTFGENGRRSVSLSFADDQMRTRQSVTIQNTDDLAIVHSNVYDFNGRETVQTLPTPQPNQGYHFYEDQLWDASSNRYFDYSYFDIWDGVENTVENNLPLHPGGEGDEGPGNYYSSSNVGLGHHGEYVADAQGYPYARTVLSKDGSGRAMKTSGVGIDHAIIDGHEHVTSYFYGNPNQEELDSLFGNEVGYASQYLKTVSVDPDGQGHVVITDLKGRKVAEYMTGSNPESLLPLDHLETSNGEIVGDETYIDLTFYNITDSWEDAIEAEHTFVVVEPSEHTFYYDLFPNTFTVGCSGMNINPKYNIYIDLYRVVNASDITLEEELIYHFEELGVDSWDDGNVGYQASPPILIPGTYRIHKRLELDQEGMQQELSNYMAEPNCYQPLAPANFTCDECWNDCFESYYLRDGDQVRFINGDGTTTVIADNFNPAEQTLVAYLDAVDALNNVPEGYDALIANARIQIEQCASDCDNPVAEPLDWCSFYMTQMLDAMSPGGQYFDNLSESIDEYGVYNSGYDMNGWLTSELISIENVVSTSLCNFGYQLSDFQNQGIYDWDDLRTNWELFVEIYPNFPDQFIMYHPEFCQYDVRCDVMLSKESCSGGIISGEISVDFWNYPDHVDQQISSGGMLGIEVFNPVHTGWNLTMDTDFTGTQFNTNLQYNNYIGAYANGLCVNAGMNIDELPLDWFIAGHRDGVLDLERQEMKYLVEANLRNFIKYYDDQSLLDDDKYMSIWYVLDDPHDIANNPPSGLDPVVANLFASLEENGYIGANADESSKAYFFQSVYRFYRELAFDAYLEFVEPVESCITGFCGSIEPLGNPEPLDLLNGGLFQNASAGNFILFPNRPMFDELIEGWQTSWGSGNNNSVTDESNVYIADYSVLDEFYDEDVEDGMADDVADLFCSVDCGVYIAEVLEYVEDSYPSYFGAGGEELELLESLLMTLCTNGCNLLETVSLNHVLGGGVYVSYLGVDYYDLNDLINDHFVDIWNANENLVVPSSETLTAGQAPIACNCSNLANFIEGYNVFANPTIDLAGISNNGSFLDYIIEEFYETSDAQPSLTDLNQWAQECDGLYSASLNNFPPSFSCGVSAFSSVGQMACEVVLADMEQEIFDAESANYEVLAEQEFLDLYMQNWYENLDDREFFKMKYTKMDYQSTLYYYDQAGNLVKTVPPAGVHPLSGSDIDLVQQYREDQLGNFMDPNHQMETVYTYNSLQQMVKSSTPDGGIENFWYDDLDRIIASQNDKQLANNCFSYTLYDELSRPYESGQACGVSIPPGTYFSQADFELLINASTTKEDVNYTWYDASVASQEVLGALADGTQDNLRNRVSMVAHIREMTPQELPENKYLSATVFSYDIHGNVKEAVQEFPELHVINQGTKKIEYDYDVFSGNVHEVKYQWGEWDQFAHRYEYDADNRLHAVFTTTDGRFWHNDAKYFYYAHGPLARTEIGDNQVAAQDFAYTIQGWVKGVNSATLQRFRDIGKDGFEDVNSPKVNSHFAEDSYGYTLDYFEGDYKAVTDGQISTANHFELESLSAFDSDIFDLYSGNISAISHAFSQELSIPNVGVMNHHTAIYRYDQLHRIKQANYVITPLNDPTLLGNNVHPLGSALSDDFASSYSFDPNGNIETLVRNGHTMLNPSDLAMDNFTYNYTYEDVNLPDEERYRNRLTYVQDAVDSPWDNDLDGQLQDNYEYDEIGQLIQDAEDGIGWIEWNTQNKVERVIRPDQVNGVYLSDLEFIYDQGGNRIAKIEKFRNANGFMKDETEWKVQYYARDPMGTELAIYDLAIAPAQQPLEYDLIFTLQGTHLNGSSRLGMLTDGRSIGVTISNLSLSPKTVYYGTDGTSSLTDYVIGAATYQLNQISSSDEQFADITGFKQFEISNHLGNVTAVIGDAKTLEYDQNTQYYVFKPRVTALNDYYPFGMLMPGRTFAQEDYRYGFQGQEADDELKGDGNSVNYKFRMHDARIGRFLSLDPLAPDYPHNSPYAFSENIVINGIELEGAEHKRVIHWFELGLDGEAIIVRTEVDIDQYARFNDDLYAYAVTDHYYINKETGEVFEGEPLIEKFDNLTTIGIDYHAPSAIYDYTLDEDEDKFIDDRNWINQENGYDDGYPFVFDFVGASVVRHRQIISRDWNAPDNASTVEDVNVLTLSTGAVPGVWGGRWVSESTRGWSSFSKSYQELITGVKAGKTYRLNNVNFDGISSSGVLLEAKGKYKWLLERNWVQSSFLKQATRQVNAAEGATIEWYFAEKEAADIVRELFQREGIGIKVFHQSMK, translated from the coding sequence ATGAAAACGACTATCCAATCCGTTCTTTCGATTGTTTTGACGTTGATTACCTTGAGTGTTTCAGCTCAGGATTTGAATGTGCATAACTCGGAAGCCATTGACGTGGTCAACGCAAATACGTTGATTACTTCTCAAGACCAGTACTACGAAGAGATTTTGTCCCAGACCTACTCTAACTTTTCAATTCAGCATCAAGAGGCCTATGTGCTGTTGAGCTATGAACAGAGTTTAAAGACCTTCTATAGCCAAGATTGGATGACTGAAATTACCTATGATGTCACCTTGGTTTACGAAGATGGAAGCTTTGTCTTAATCGAGGATGAAGAACTAGAGGTCACTTTTAATTTAGATACGCCTTATCAAGAACAAGAGCTCAAATTGTACCCAGGGGCAATCTTTGCTGAAGTGAAGAACGTCTGCGTGAATTGTTCAGGGCAGAATAATGTGGATTATCAAACACCACCTGATTGCCGTCTCGAGGTAGGTATTAATTCACATAAACGATTCGCTTTGCAAGAGACGGTACCACCAGTGATCACGCAATTTCAGCTTGAAAACAATCAAAACGAGTTTGAGTTGGCGTGGTCAAAACCTATTGGTGCGACGAAGTATGAGATTGAATGGCTGTTCTATGAACTTGGCGAAAATGAAGATTATAGTCAATGGTCACAGTTGACTCCAAACTGGAGAAATGCCGTAAGAGTGCAGTTGGATCAAAACCATTACACGATTCCCAATACATACCCAAGAGGGATACTGGCCGTTCGAGCAAGAGCGGTAGGTGAAGATATCTCTACCGGTAATCGAACAGTAACGCCTTGGTCAACTGATGATGACGCCACTTACGAGTTTGCCTTGGCAATCCAGACTCAAACAGCTTTCTCAGATCTGAATTGGTCGGTTTCTCAAACTTTTGGTGAAAATGGAAGGCGATCTGTTTCGCTTTCTTTTGCTGATGATCAGATGCGGACACGTCAATCTGTTACCATCCAGAACACTGATGACCTAGCCATAGTGCATTCGAATGTCTATGACTTTAATGGAAGAGAAACAGTTCAAACCCTACCCACACCTCAACCGAATCAAGGATATCACTTCTATGAAGACCAACTCTGGGATGCTTCTTCCAACCGATATTTTGATTATAGCTATTTCGATATTTGGGATGGAGTTGAGAACACCGTAGAAAACAATTTGCCACTACACCCTGGAGGTGAAGGTGATGAAGGACCAGGCAATTACTATTCTTCGTCAAATGTTGGTCTTGGTCATCATGGTGAATATGTTGCTGATGCTCAAGGATATCCATATGCGAGAACGGTGCTATCAAAAGACGGATCCGGTAGAGCGATGAAGACTAGTGGAGTAGGAATTGATCATGCGATTATTGACGGACATGAACATGTTACTTCATATTTCTACGGAAATCCAAATCAAGAGGAGCTAGACAGTCTCTTCGGAAATGAAGTTGGGTATGCCTCACAGTACCTAAAAACTGTTAGTGTGGATCCAGACGGACAGGGCCATGTAGTAATCACAGATCTTAAGGGGCGAAAAGTAGCAGAATATATGACAGGTTCAAACCCAGAAAGCCTGCTACCTCTTGACCATCTAGAAACTTCCAATGGTGAAATAGTCGGTGACGAGACCTATATAGATCTCACTTTTTACAATATCACCGATTCATGGGAAGATGCAATCGAAGCAGAACATACTTTTGTGGTTGTAGAACCTTCGGAACATACCTTCTACTACGATCTTTTCCCCAACACTTTCACAGTAGGTTGTTCAGGAATGAATATCAATCCGAAATACAACATATACATCGACCTCTATCGAGTGGTCAACGCAAGTGATATTACCTTGGAAGAAGAATTGATTTACCATTTTGAAGAACTAGGTGTAGATAGCTGGGATGATGGGAATGTGGGATATCAAGCTTCACCTCCAATACTCATTCCAGGCACTTATCGGATTCATAAGAGATTAGAGTTAGATCAGGAAGGAATGCAGCAGGAGTTGTCAAACTATATGGCCGAACCTAATTGCTATCAACCACTTGCTCCAGCGAATTTTACATGTGACGAATGTTGGAATGATTGCTTCGAAAGTTATTACCTGCGTGATGGCGATCAGGTGAGATTTATCAATGGCGATGGAACTACGACTGTGATTGCCGATAATTTCAATCCTGCCGAACAGACGTTAGTAGCTTACCTTGATGCAGTTGATGCCTTAAATAATGTACCAGAAGGATATGATGCCCTAATTGCCAACGCAAGAATTCAAATAGAGCAATGCGCTTCAGATTGTGACAATCCTGTAGCAGAGCCACTAGATTGGTGCTCTTTTTATATGACTCAGATGTTAGACGCTATGTCACCGGGAGGTCAGTATTTTGACAACCTATCTGAAAGCATCGATGAGTATGGAGTTTATAATAGCGGATATGATATGAATGGCTGGCTGACCAGTGAATTAATTTCTATCGAAAATGTAGTGTCTACAAGTCTTTGCAATTTCGGATATCAGCTTTCAGATTTTCAAAATCAAGGGATATATGATTGGGACGATCTGAGGACTAACTGGGAATTGTTTGTTGAAATTTATCCAAATTTTCCTGACCAATTCATTATGTACCATCCAGAGTTTTGTCAATATGATGTTCGTTGTGACGTAATGTTATCTAAAGAGTCATGCTCAGGCGGTATCATTTCTGGGGAAATCTCTGTTGATTTTTGGAATTATCCAGACCATGTAGATCAACAGATTTCATCAGGAGGCATGCTAGGAATTGAAGTTTTCAATCCAGTTCATACTGGTTGGAATTTAACTATGGATACAGACTTCACCGGAACCCAATTCAATACGAATCTACAATACAACAACTACATTGGTGCGTACGCAAATGGCCTTTGCGTAAATGCTGGTATGAACATAGATGAACTACCATTAGATTGGTTCATTGCAGGACATAGAGATGGGGTTTTAGATCTTGAACGACAGGAAATGAAATACCTTGTCGAGGCAAACCTGCGTAACTTCATTAAGTATTATGATGACCAAAGCTTACTTGATGATGATAAATACATGTCAATTTGGTATGTACTTGACGATCCTCATGACATCGCAAATAATCCACCTTCCGGGTTAGATCCCGTAGTAGCAAATTTATTCGCTTCTCTTGAAGAAAACGGATACATAGGGGCAAATGCTGATGAAAGCAGCAAGGCTTACTTCTTTCAAAGCGTTTATCGATTCTACAGAGAATTAGCGTTTGATGCGTACTTAGAATTTGTAGAGCCGGTTGAAAGTTGTATTACTGGCTTTTGTGGATCAATAGAACCTCTTGGTAACCCTGAACCACTAGATTTATTAAACGGAGGATTATTCCAAAATGCGTCGGCAGGGAATTTTATTCTCTTTCCCAATCGTCCAATGTTCGATGAATTAATTGAAGGTTGGCAGACAAGCTGGGGTAGCGGGAATAACAATAGTGTAACCGATGAGTCAAATGTGTATATCGCAGATTATTCGGTCCTAGATGAATTCTACGACGAGGATGTCGAAGACGGAATGGCTGATGATGTGGCGGACCTTTTTTGCTCTGTAGATTGTGGGGTATACATAGCTGAAGTCTTGGAGTATGTTGAGGATAGCTATCCGAGTTATTTTGGTGCTGGTGGTGAAGAGCTCGAGTTATTAGAATCATTACTCATGACGTTATGTACTAATGGCTGTAACCTCTTGGAAACAGTTTCTCTGAATCACGTCTTAGGAGGCGGTGTTTACGTCAGCTACTTAGGTGTTGATTATTATGATTTGAATGATCTCATCAACGACCATTTCGTAGATATTTGGAATGCAAATGAGAATCTAGTCGTACCAAGTTCAGAAACATTAACCGCTGGCCAGGCGCCAATAGCGTGCAACTGTTCTAACCTGGCAAATTTCATTGAAGGGTACAACGTTTTTGCCAATCCGACGATTGACTTGGCCGGAATATCGAACAATGGTTCTTTTCTTGACTACATCATCGAAGAGTTTTATGAAACCTCTGATGCACAACCAAGTCTAACTGATCTTAATCAGTGGGCACAAGAGTGCGATGGGTTGTATTCAGCTAGCCTAAACAATTTCCCTCCTTCCTTCAGTTGCGGAGTATCTGCCTTCAGTAGTGTTGGTCAGATGGCATGCGAAGTAGTTTTAGCGGATATGGAGCAAGAAATATTCGACGCAGAAAGTGCCAATTACGAAGTTTTGGCTGAACAGGAGTTTCTGGATTTATACATGCAAAATTGGTATGAAAATTTAGATGACCGTGAATTCTTCAAAATGAAGTACACTAAGATGGACTATCAGTCTACCTTGTACTACTATGATCAGGCAGGAAATTTGGTAAAGACTGTTCCGCCGGCTGGCGTCCATCCACTTTCTGGCAGTGATATTGACCTTGTACAACAATACAGAGAAGATCAGTTAGGAAACTTCATGGACCCAAACCACCAAATGGAGACCGTATACACCTACAATAGTCTTCAGCAAATGGTAAAATCGTCGACACCTGATGGGGGTATTGAAAATTTCTGGTATGACGACCTTGATCGCATTATCGCCAGTCAGAATGACAAACAACTGGCAAACAATTGTTTCAGCTATACGCTATACGATGAACTAAGTAGACCGTATGAATCTGGTCAAGCATGTGGAGTTAGTATTCCGCCGGGTACCTACTTCTCTCAAGCAGATTTTGAGCTACTAATCAATGCATCAACAACCAAAGAAGACGTTAACTATACTTGGTATGACGCTTCAGTAGCCAGTCAAGAAGTTTTAGGTGCATTAGCGGATGGAACCCAAGACAACCTGAGAAACAGGGTAAGCATGGTGGCGCATATTCGTGAAATGACACCTCAAGAACTACCTGAGAATAAATATCTATCAGCTACTGTATTCTCTTATGACATACACGGGAATGTCAAAGAGGCAGTTCAAGAATTCCCTGAATTACATGTGATTAATCAAGGAACAAAGAAGATAGAGTACGATTATGATGTGTTCAGCGGCAATGTACATGAAGTGAAATATCAATGGGGAGAATGGGATCAATTTGCACATCGATATGAGTATGACGCTGATAACAGATTGCATGCAGTATTTACGACAACTGACGGTCGATTCTGGCACAATGACGCCAAGTACTTTTATTACGCACATGGACCATTAGCAAGAACGGAAATCGGAGACAATCAAGTTGCAGCGCAAGATTTCGCGTATACCATTCAAGGCTGGGTTAAGGGAGTGAACAGTGCCACCCTTCAACGATTCCGTGACATTGGTAAAGATGGTTTCGAAGATGTGAATTCTCCGAAAGTCAATTCACATTTCGCAGAAGACAGCTATGGCTACACCCTTGATTATTTCGAGGGAGATTACAAAGCCGTTACTGATGGTCAGATATCGACAGCAAATCACTTTGAACTAGAGTCTTTGTCAGCATTCGATAGTGACATCTTTGATTTGTACAGCGGAAATATTTCGGCTATATCACACGCTTTCAGTCAAGAACTATCCATTCCGAATGTTGGCGTCATGAATCACCATACGGCCATTTATAGGTATGATCAATTACACCGGATAAAACAAGCCAACTATGTGATTACACCATTGAACGACCCAACGTTACTCGGTAACAACGTTCATCCACTAGGTTCGGCCTTATCTGATGACTTCGCCTCATCATACTCTTTTGACCCGAATGGGAATATTGAAACCTTGGTAAGGAATGGTCATACTATGCTCAATCCCTCTGATTTAGCGATGGACAACTTCACCTATAACTACACCTATGAAGACGTCAATTTGCCTGACGAAGAACGTTACCGAAATCGATTGACATACGTTCAGGATGCCGTGGATTCTCCATGGGATAATGATTTAGATGGCCAGCTTCAAGACAACTATGAGTATGATGAAATAGGCCAACTAATCCAAGATGCGGAAGATGGCATAGGTTGGATTGAATGGAATACCCAAAACAAAGTGGAGCGAGTTATTCGCCCTGATCAAGTGAATGGAGTTTATTTATCAGACTTAGAGTTTATCTATGACCAAGGTGGCAATCGAATTGCGAAAATTGAGAAGTTTAGAAATGCCAATGGTTTTATGAAAGATGAAACCGAATGGAAGGTCCAGTATTACGCTCGTGATCCGATGGGAACTGAGTTGGCCATATATGACCTTGCGATTGCACCAGCACAGCAGCCCCTAGAATATGACTTAATATTTACGCTACAAGGAACACATCTGAACGGTTCTTCTAGATTGGGTATGCTCACTGATGGAAGATCAATTGGAGTGACTATATCGAATCTATCCCTATCACCAAAAACAGTTTATTACGGTACAGATGGAACCTCGTCACTCACTGATTACGTAATCGGAGCAGCCACATATCAATTGAATCAAATAAGTAGTTCTGATGAACAATTTGCAGACATTACCGGATTCAAGCAGTTTGAAATATCCAATCACTTAGGAAATGTTACAGCGGTGATTGGCGATGCGAAAACTCTTGAATATGATCAGAATACTCAATATTATGTGTTTAAGCCGCGAGTGACCGCTTTGAACGACTATTACCCCTTCGGTATGCTGATGCCAGGAAGGACCTTTGCACAGGAGGACTATAGGTATGGCTTCCAAGGGCAGGAAGCTGATGATGAGCTAAAAGGCGATGGCAATAGTGTCAACTATAAATTCAGAATGCATGATGCTAGGATTGGTAGGTTCTTGAGTCTAGATCCTTTGGCGCCAGATTATCCACATAATTCTCCATATGCCTTCTCAGAGAACATCGTTATAAACGGTATAGAACTCGAAGGAGCAGAACATAAACGAGTAATTCATTGGTTTGAATTAGGTCTAGATGGAGAAGCCATAATCGTCAGGACGGAAGTTGATATTGATCAATATGCTAGGTTTAATGATGATCTATATGCATATGCAGTTACCGATCACTACTATATCAACAAAGAGACGGGTGAGGTATTTGAAGGTGAGCCGCTGATAGAAAAATTCGATAACCTAACAACTATAGGAATAGACTACCATGCACCTTCAGCGATATATGATTACACGCTAGATGAAGATGAGGACAAATTTATTGACGATCGTAATTGGATTAATCAGGAAAATGGATACGATGATGGATATCCTTTTGTATTTGATTTTGTTGGAGCGTCTGTTGTTCGTCACCGTCAAATTATTTCGAGAGATTGGAATGCACCCGATAATGCTTCTACAGTTGAAGATGTAAATGTGCTTACTTTATCAACCGGAGCAGTACCTGGAGTATGGGGAGGCAGATGGGTTAGTGAATCAACAAGGGGCTGGTCGTCATTCTCCAAATCCTACCAAGAATTGATTACGGGTGTCAAAGCTGGTAAAACATATCGCCTAAATAACGTTAACTTCGATGGAATTTCGAGTTCAGGAGTCTTATTGGAAGCTAAAGGTAAGTACAAGTGGCTACTAGAAAGAAATTGGGTTCAGTCAAGTTTCCTCAAACAGGCCACTAGACAAGTCAATGCTGCAGAAGGGGCGACTATTGAATGGTATTTTGCGGAAAAAGAGGCCGCAGATATTGTCCGTGAACTTTTCCAACGGGAAGGAATTGGAATAAAAGTATTCCACCAGTCGATGAAATGA
- a CDS encoding toxin-antitoxin system YwqK family antitoxin → MKSARLLFVSILFVWISPEITAQIESREFPVDGGYVRCEILEKEKNIRTVDTLEYHFLIGNRLKKLQGSYDGKLLHGKFIKLDLQGNMIVEGEFKQGLHHGSWKYWTNEKLDSTVTYCKGIKHGQMVDYTKSPKVEIEYKKGEEKQPKVKQRKAKEEEEEGKEEMKEEEELKEE, encoded by the coding sequence ATGAAGAGCGCAAGACTTTTATTCGTTAGCATCTTATTCGTCTGGATCTCACCAGAAATTACAGCCCAGATTGAATCACGCGAGTTTCCTGTAGACGGCGGCTATGTGAGATGTGAAATTCTCGAGAAAGAGAAAAACATTCGTACCGTTGATACACTGGAGTATCATTTCTTAATCGGCAATCGCCTCAAAAAGCTCCAAGGATCGTACGATGGGAAATTGCTTCACGGAAAGTTCATTAAGCTCGACCTACAAGGGAATATGATCGTTGAAGGCGAGTTCAAACAAGGCCTACACCACGGAAGCTGGAAATACTGGACAAACGAAAAACTAGATTCAACAGTCACGTATTGCAAAGGCATCAAACATGGTCAAATGGTGGATTACACCAAATCACCAAAGGTTGAGATTGAATACAAAAAAGGAGAGGAGAAACAACCAAAAGTGAAACAGCGGAAAGCTAAAGAGGAAGAGGAAGAAGGAAAGGAAGAGATGAAGGAAGAAGAAGAGTTAAAAGAAGAATGA
- a CDS encoding type II secretion system F family protein, whose amino-acid sequence MADRIDIGKLQGQEESSGQQTSFLQQDISLRPFWSNKRKLRFLRSLSVLVDAGLDFRSSLHMAAEEFSKPKEEAELARIIALVDDGKTLAVALESQKGWSVFELENIRIGEASGRLGEIFVELVNYLERTEGLKRQLISVLTYPTFLLLVSFGVVSFMMIAVVPLFEDLFQRFDADLPSITRGVMDASNWVQENFSLILLLLGGIVLLGWFLFKQERFQGLYFKVLFGLPIFGRLVHLTYVGRFCTSMAMLMSAKIPLLDGLRMVSDMLNASPFTLANAEIVEEVNRGKRLSESIAQHSIYPKKVHRFVAIGEEVNRLEEMFLKLSEEYKEEVENRSKMVGKLMEPIIIIFVATFIAIILVALYLPLFQFGKLLG is encoded by the coding sequence ATGGCAGACCGTATCGACATAGGGAAACTACAAGGTCAAGAAGAAAGTTCTGGGCAACAAACGTCGTTTCTGCAACAGGATATTTCCTTACGTCCTTTTTGGTCAAACAAGCGTAAGCTTCGCTTTTTGCGGTCACTTTCTGTTCTTGTTGATGCTGGATTGGATTTCCGATCAAGTTTGCACATGGCCGCAGAAGAATTCTCAAAGCCAAAAGAAGAAGCAGAACTCGCAAGGATTATCGCGTTGGTTGATGACGGTAAAACCTTGGCGGTGGCATTAGAGTCACAAAAGGGGTGGTCAGTCTTCGAGCTCGAAAATATTAGAATAGGTGAGGCGAGCGGTCGTCTTGGAGAAATATTTGTTGAGTTGGTGAATTACCTAGAACGAACCGAAGGGTTGAAACGTCAATTGATCAGTGTATTGACCTATCCAACATTTCTATTGCTCGTTTCTTTTGGTGTGGTGAGCTTTATGATGATCGCCGTAGTGCCGTTATTCGAAGATCTATTCCAGCGTTTTGATGCTGATTTACCGAGCATCACCCGCGGTGTGATGGATGCTTCCAATTGGGTACAAGAGAATTTTTCGTTGATCCTTTTGCTTTTAGGAGGGATCGTCCTTCTTGGATGGTTCCTATTTAAGCAAGAACGCTTCCAGGGTTTGTATTTTAAGGTGCTTTTCGGCTTACCGATTTTCGGAAGGCTTGTGCATTTAACTTATGTCGGACGGTTCTGTACATCGATGGCGATGTTAATGAGCGCTAAGATTCCTTTGCTAGACGGTCTTCGTATGGTTTCAGACATGCTCAATGCTTCTCCATTTACTTTGGCTAACGCCGAAATCGTTGAGGAAGTAAATCGAGGAAAACGATTAAGTGAATCGATTGCACAGCATTCCATCTACCCGAAAAAAGTACATCGCTTCGTTGCCATTGGTGAAGAAGTGAACAGACTCGAAGAAATGTTCCTCAAATTGAGCGAGGAGTATAAAGAAGAGGTGGAGAACCGGAGTAAAATGGTTGGGAAATTAATGGAGCCCATCATCATCATCTTCGTAGCGACCTTTATTGCGATCATTTTGGTGGCACTTTACTTACCACTTTTCCAGTTTGGGAAGCTCTTGGGCTAG
- a CDS encoding PulJ/GspJ family protein, with the protein MMKIRTLKALTLMELLVTLIVSGILLSIVLLGLNWTGASFQRFSSRNEDKVELRTWMMTLEREISQADSVLVNGSSLKVFSGEEKIDYYSTSDGIVRYNASDVRDTLEITGSAWLSTINRKKNTYTLEGQWHDQMLSWQFVHFHRINP; encoded by the coding sequence ATGATGAAGATTAGAACTTTGAAAGCCCTGACTTTGATGGAATTATTAGTGACTTTGATAGTTTCGGGTATTCTGCTGTCCATTGTCTTGCTAGGATTGAATTGGACCGGGGCCTCTTTTCAACGATTCAGCAGTAGAAATGAAGACAAAGTCGAATTACGGACTTGGATGATGACACTAGAACGAGAAATCAGCCAAGCCGATTCTGTGTTGGTGAATGGATCTAGTTTGAAGGTCTTTTCTGGCGAAGAAAAAATAGACTACTACAGTACTTCGGATGGTATCGTTAGGTATAATGCGAGCGACGTTAGAGATACCTTAGAAATTACTGGAAGCGCATGGTTGAGCACAATCAATCGCAAGAAGAATACTTATACCTTAGAAGGGCAATGGCATGATCAGATGTTATCTTGGCAGTTTGTTCATTTTCATCGCATCAATCCGTAA